The DNA sequence ATGTGACATCAAAGGACCCTTTTTTATTGAAGGCGAGGCACTGAAGCTGAAGAAGTGTGAGTGCTATTATGATTTGTAACCATATATCAATATAataaactccgcctatgttacacttgcggtacatagtcggtacatagccggtcccaagcccggataaaggaggagggttgtgttaggtcttcggcaaccaacataaaaatatagccgaacccccatgacaTATCAATATAATAATACCTCCTTTTGGTTTTtttcccctttcttttttttttttgggcattCTTCCAGATTTCTAAGGAAAATGAGATTTAAATTTATTGAGACTACGTTTCCTTATCCATTAGCTGCAATGAAACACTACAACCATGGGCTAAAAGAGGTAAATTAACTTCTTAGTCCTAGTCTATTGATTTCTTTTGATTATAGTACCTTTattaaacaataaaaagaaaaattcttccttgttatttgtttttcaGGAAGAGCAATATGAGGTTACTGGTACTCGTGGAAAAGTGTGCCGTTATTTCAAAAAACTTGGCTATATACGCCTAATGCACTTTATAGCTGAgcctaaatatactaaaaacatgccCAATGCATCAGAGGATACCGCTAAGCACTTTTATGCCAGAGTTCATCAAATGCCTAATCGTGAAACTCATGTGGATTactgtaaagtgcaagaaaaaccCTCACCACGTGGTATCTTTACTAAAATTTTTCTTTCGTGCTTTCTATTTTTTGTGGCCCCACTTAATGATGCGGCTTGTTTGGAATGTGTTGTAGGTCCTTTTCTCCATGAAGTCGTTCCCTTGTGCTGTGAAACTTGTGGTCTTAAGGATCTGAAAGCCCTTGAGTCAAAATCATTGGAATTGAGGTTTATTCACTCTTTAGTGATAGTAATATATATTGAGTTGTTTATAAGAGTTTATATTGACTTGTTTTTATTTTGGAATTGAAGTGCTGAAGGTGAAGGAGGAAAGGAGGAGTATTGGAAGTAAGAGTCACTGTTTCTCTTTTTATAATATGTTTATCTTCTGCatatggattatgatttttaattgaaaattgttTGGCTTACACgtttgtttttatttgtttttctatgctttctgCAGTGGTTATCACACCTCCACTCCTCCAAAACTTATTGTGGCACGCAGAAACCCAGAGTTCATAGCAAAACAAGCCGCCGGGAGAAAGAAAAAACGTTGAATGGATCTTAGAAGAATTGAACAACTAATATCCAGTCTGTACTCATGTATGACTGTTCCTTTGGCAAGATTTTCTTGTAAAGCAATGTTGTTTGCGGAGAATACTTTCTAACTTGACTACAGTAATATTAGCTAAGGTTTTCTGTACTACATTTGTGTGATTATGTCTATATTTCTACTAATTTCTACTAATTCTGGCGGAAAATTATGGGATGTGGTGTGCATTGATCATATTGGTATATATGGTGATTTGTCTAATTGTGGTTAGCTACAAAAGCATCTTGTTTTATATCACCTTTGGTGTATGCTACAGGGTGAACGGCTTGTTTAGAGGTTTAATAATCTATCTGGTTAAATCGGtttaaataactaataaaattatttaaattctattttaaatttatgggtatccaaattttattttaagaatttgattaattttagattgcttggttgtgatgtgtttaaatagaataagaatcgaatattttcttttaatacttgTAAGttgaatatttttatattctttaaaatATAAGAGAGATAATTAAGGGCAAAACACATAGTTAAACTAAATGGAGAGAAAAACTTCACAATTCTACTAAAAGTAAAAACGCAAAGTGAATCTCCCAAAAGCAGCATCAAAACGCAAAGTGAATCTCCATGTAATTTGAATTAACCCAATTCGAATTACACAAAGCAATTACGTGTTACGTGTGATTATAGTAATTCGAATAATGTTGATTTGAATTATGCATGCATGAGCTCCAATAGTAATTGGAAGCATATTAATTTGAATTACACACAAACAAGCACACTGTTTTTGCTACCCTTAGTTTGAACTAGTACACCATTTTTGCTATCCTTAGTAATTCGAAacaatatgattcgaattatcCCCGGTTTGGCTGCCCATAGTAATTTGAAATaacactcaaattttaaataaaatactctacatagtcaataataatttagaaataaaaaaaagggtaaaacacGTTAATAAGCCAAAGCCAAAACAAAATTTCATAAATCAACCAAATtgaaaatcaatacatgaatcaaCCAGAAGTACATTTTCATGTAATTCGAATTAGGCTAATTCGAATTATACAtttaatgtaattcgaatcacactTATTCAAATTACACACACGAACACAAGCACTAATTCGAATCAGAGTGATTCGAACTACACACACAAACTCACATACTAGTTCAAATTGGACTGATTCGAACTAGTATCCGGTATATTAGCTCATAGTAATTTGAAGCATGCTGATTCGAATTATGGAATATTTaccaaaaatattagaaaaatattagtgaaatatttttcaaaaatattagaaaaaaacgatataatataaaaaaaatatactacaaaaaatataaaaaaaattataaatattagttgAATGTGAATTCTATAGCATAAATCTAATCCATGCAATTATTTTAATACACCAACAATTATATCTATATGGAGTCAATGCTAAATCGAATTCAATTAGTTCGATAATACGAGTCtatgaaaaaaaattgtattttataaagtttaaaaatttttattatgtaataaGTTAGTAACGAGTACATTACAAATCTTTTATAGTACTTATCATaacaatgtttaatttaataattgttattaaagttttagttgtactcgttacaaaataaataatcaCAATAAACTAGTAAGAGAATATTCCAAATCTAACCCAATATACTTCATACCTCCACTACCTTTCCaactagggatgtcaatggggcagggcGGGGGCAGGGGATGCCTCTCTACTCCCCATCCCCACCCTCAGATTTGCTCCCCATTCCCGCCCCCGTTCCCCGCCGTGGGGTaatattgctccccatccccattccccACAGGGCCCCATTCCCCGCGGGGACCCCATTCCCCATCTacataatagttctaactaattattaattttcatatgaatagaGCTGCAAGTATCTATCTTACACAAAAActacaagattttatacaaaaagtctaaatgacaCGATGGCGACTTCTTTCGAAATAACGCAATTGGGGGATGCAACAACGAGCCAAAGGACAAAGCAGTGGACGAGGTGGGAGACGCGGCAACAGAGAGGAGAATGAACACGAC is a window from the Arachis hypogaea cultivar Tifrunner chromosome 17, arahy.Tifrunner.gnm2.J5K5, whole genome shotgun sequence genome containing:
- the LOC112766991 gene encoding uncharacterized protein, whose amino-acid sequence is MKEAAAIPYNLRCHGRVVGDRYLRPRQVQVDYSSKRRRSRRRRGTEAEEVFLRKMRFKFIETTFPYPLAAMKHYNHGLKEEEQYEVTGTRGKVCRYFKKLGYIRLMHFIAEPKYTKNMPNASEDTAKHFYARVHQMPNRETHVDYCKVQEKPSPRGPFLHEVVPLCCETCGLKDLKALESKSLELSAEGEGGKEEYWNGYHTSTPPKLIVARRNPEFIAKQAAGRKKKR